From a region of the Mytilus galloprovincialis chromosome 3, xbMytGall1.hap1.1, whole genome shotgun sequence genome:
- the LOC143067965 gene encoding uncharacterized protein LOC143067965 isoform X1 yields MRILVKHREENQFSSFKIKRPRMYINMMDFSNDRDALLNYYQDLLVNNQISACKRRKLSDSDPGANDLLSEETRNREISLDSPSSTSSTASSEQGSDSDIPPLKDVTKEKVNSIPTHIPEETKVVDADLPQQSGPEQGSYECPQCEKSFAYMGNLKRHIKMHHGEYRPFKCNLCTKRFWGNDSLEQHFKRVHTQERPYACAHCEKKYSVCYDLQKHVRAVHGKDIDWEGDIPSRPDTEVQGTHKVTGIKTVHLEQLNYKCKFCSRGFATVNGLGVHLKMHFRCKICLKGFNTEDSLKIHMKKAHDMGLNQEYVL; encoded by the exons ACCCAGAATGTATATTAACATGATGGACTTCAGTAATGATAGAGACGCCTTACTTAATTATTATCAAGACCTTTTAGTAAATAATCAGATCAGTGCCTGTAAAAGACGTAAGCTGTCAGACTCAGACCCAGGAGCTAATGACTTATTGTCAGAGGAAACAAGAAACAGAGAGattt CTTTGGACTCCCCATCTTCTACATCCTCAACGGCAAGCAGTGAACAGGGAAGTGATTCAGATATCCCACCATTGAAAGATGTTACAAAAGAAAAGGTCAATAGTATTCCAACTCATATACCAGAAGAAACCAAAGTAGTCGATGCAGACCTACCTCAACAAAGTGGGCCAGAACAAGGTTCCTATGAATGTCCACAGTGTGAGAAGAGCTTTGCTTACATGGGTAACCTCAAACGCCATATCAAAATGCACCATGGAGAGTACAGGCCATTCAAGTGTAACCTGTGTACTAAAAGATTTTGGGGAAATGACAGTCTAGAGCAACATTTCAAACGTGTCCATACTCAGGAAAGGCCATATGCATGTGCACATTGTGAAAAGAAGTATTCTGTATGCTATGACTTACAGAAACATGTACGTGCAGTCCATGGAAAGGATATTGATTGGGAAGGAGATATACCATCAAGGCCAGACACAGAAGTCCAAGGTACACACAAAGTCACTGGGATCAAAACAGTTCATCTAGAGCAGCTCAATTACAAATGCAAGTTTTGTAGTAGAGGCTTTGCTACAGTTAATGGACTTGGAGTGCACCTTAAAATGCATTTTAGGTGTAAAATCTGCCTTAAAGGCTTTAACACTGAAGATTCATTGAAAATCCACATGAAAAAAGCTCATGATATGGGTTTGAACCAAGAATATGTATTGTAg
- the LOC143067965 gene encoding uncharacterized protein LOC143067965 isoform X2, producing the protein MYINMMDFSNDRDALLNYYQDLLVNNQISACKRRKLSDSDPGANDLLSEETRNREISLDSPSSTSSTASSEQGSDSDIPPLKDVTKEKVNSIPTHIPEETKVVDADLPQQSGPEQGSYECPQCEKSFAYMGNLKRHIKMHHGEYRPFKCNLCTKRFWGNDSLEQHFKRVHTQERPYACAHCEKKYSVCYDLQKHVRAVHGKDIDWEGDIPSRPDTEVQGTHKVTGIKTVHLEQLNYKCKFCSRGFATVNGLGVHLKMHFRCKICLKGFNTEDSLKIHMKKAHDMGLNQEYVL; encoded by the exons ATGTATATTAACATGATGGACTTCAGTAATGATAGAGACGCCTTACTTAATTATTATCAAGACCTTTTAGTAAATAATCAGATCAGTGCCTGTAAAAGACGTAAGCTGTCAGACTCAGACCCAGGAGCTAATGACTTATTGTCAGAGGAAACAAGAAACAGAGAGattt CTTTGGACTCCCCATCTTCTACATCCTCAACGGCAAGCAGTGAACAGGGAAGTGATTCAGATATCCCACCATTGAAAGATGTTACAAAAGAAAAGGTCAATAGTATTCCAACTCATATACCAGAAGAAACCAAAGTAGTCGATGCAGACCTACCTCAACAAAGTGGGCCAGAACAAGGTTCCTATGAATGTCCACAGTGTGAGAAGAGCTTTGCTTACATGGGTAACCTCAAACGCCATATCAAAATGCACCATGGAGAGTACAGGCCATTCAAGTGTAACCTGTGTACTAAAAGATTTTGGGGAAATGACAGTCTAGAGCAACATTTCAAACGTGTCCATACTCAGGAAAGGCCATATGCATGTGCACATTGTGAAAAGAAGTATTCTGTATGCTATGACTTACAGAAACATGTACGTGCAGTCCATGGAAAGGATATTGATTGGGAAGGAGATATACCATCAAGGCCAGACACAGAAGTCCAAGGTACACACAAAGTCACTGGGATCAAAACAGTTCATCTAGAGCAGCTCAATTACAAATGCAAGTTTTGTAGTAGAGGCTTTGCTACAGTTAATGGACTTGGAGTGCACCTTAAAATGCATTTTAGGTGTAAAATCTGCCTTAAAGGCTTTAACACTGAAGATTCATTGAAAATCCACATGAAAAAAGCTCATGATATGGGTTTGAACCAAGAATATGTATTGTAg